A genomic window from Candidatus Edwardsbacteria bacterium includes:
- the rpmG gene encoding 50S ribosomal protein L33: MREIITLACVDCKRRNYNNTKNKRKHPDRVEYKKYCRFCKKHTAHKETR, translated from the coding sequence ATGCGAGAGATAATCACCTTGGCCTGCGTGGACTGCAAACGCCGGAATTATAACAACACCAAGAACAAGCGCAAACACCCCGACCGGGTGGAGTATAAGAAATACTGCCGGTTCTGCAAAAAGCATACCGCTCATAAGGAA